In Syntrophorhabdaceae bacterium, one DNA window encodes the following:
- a CDS encoding adenine deaminase C-terminal domain-containing protein, with protein sequence MFNKTLSDIKGIICVSSSEEPPTLVIKDVHILDIFTCRLFKGNIWIYKKWIAFVGEKEARIDDNTIVIEGDGYIAVPGYFDAHGHADLFYNPASFGDFVITTGTTTIFSDAHDMINAIGIGGFEEVLKRGEDFSLKYIWGVPAAYPPYPHIEGGEFYSLYDIWRLFSIYKECVSISELSPYIRILQNEDSILEKMLIARSLGKNIEGHTLGASFERLNVLVAAGITSCHESIREKDLINRVRLGLYTMIRHSSIRSDFERLCPVIKDMPIDTVMLVTDGIFAGDLVSKGYMDFVIKEAIQYGIEPVRAIRMATLNPARYFRLDYDLGSITPGRIADILLLEDIKNPTPVTVIERGRLVSEKGVLKREPSNFPLIGTSYNPYMFNQIGKEEFSVKWNGETKIPVIDIVDRTVTRRVDVAPVIDNGFVLTDKEKDIMKVCYTRREKKKWGKGFVRGIGADLGGIATTVAHETHGLLVVGFNDQDMAIAANKVLDMGGGIVLVNDGEVIDLLSLPHGAIMSNLAIDELASSLLAINDTIKERGSMLDDPIWTLGFLTFTSIVELRITVSGVYDVRKGEVVY encoded by the coding sequence ATGTTCAATAAAACGCTAAGTGATATTAAGGGTATTATATGTGTTTCAAGCAGTGAAGAACCACCAACGTTGGTTATCAAAGATGTTCATATACTTGATATCTTTACCTGCAGACTTTTCAAAGGCAACATCTGGATATACAAAAAATGGATAGCCTTTGTGGGAGAAAAAGAGGCAAGAATAGATGATAATACTATAGTAATTGAAGGAGATGGTTATATAGCTGTACCTGGTTATTTTGATGCCCATGGGCATGCCGACCTTTTTTATAACCCTGCCAGTTTTGGTGATTTTGTTATAACTACCGGAACAACCACCATCTTTTCCGATGCCCATGATATGATAAATGCAATAGGTATAGGTGGTTTTGAAGAGGTTTTAAAAAGGGGAGAGGATTTTTCTTTGAAATATATCTGGGGTGTCCCTGCTGCTTATCCTCCATATCCTCACATAGAAGGTGGTGAATTTTACTCTTTATATGATATATGGCGGCTCTTTTCCATATACAAAGAGTGCGTATCTATAAGCGAGCTTTCACCATATATAAGAATTTTACAGAATGAAGACAGTATTCTCGAGAAGATGCTTATTGCAAGGTCACTGGGAAAAAACATAGAAGGACATACCCTTGGTGCGTCTTTTGAAAGGCTCAATGTCCTTGTTGCTGCAGGTATAACATCATGTCATGAATCCATAAGGGAGAAGGATCTCATAAATAGAGTCAGGCTCGGACTCTATACTATGATTAGGCATAGCTCTATTAGAAGCGACTTTGAACGATTATGTCCTGTCATAAAAGATATGCCCATTGACACAGTTATGCTTGTCACCGATGGTATATTTGCCGGTGACCTTGTATCCAAAGGCTATATGGATTTTGTCATAAAAGAAGCCATACAATATGGTATAGAGCCTGTTCGGGCAATAAGAATGGCAACGCTTAATCCTGCCAGATATTTCAGGCTTGATTATGATTTAGGGAGTATAACACCCGGAAGAATTGCGGATATCCTTCTATTAGAGGATATAAAAAATCCAACACCTGTTACTGTTATAGAAAGAGGTAGGTTGGTTTCTGAAAAGGGTGTTTTAAAACGAGAGCCTTCGAATTTCCCTTTAATAGGGACAAGCTATAATCCTTACATGTTTAACCAAATAGGGAAAGAGGAATTTTCTGTAAAATGGAATGGTGAAACTAAAATCCCTGTAATAGATATTGTTGATAGAACAGTTACAAGAAGGGTTGATGTAGCGCCTGTAATAGACAATGGTTTTGTTTTAACTGATAAAGAAAAAGATATTATGAAGGTATGTTATACAAGGAGAGAGAAAAAAAAATGGGGTAAAGGATTTGTTAGGGGTATAGGTGCAGATTTAGGGGGCATAGCCACTACTGTTGCCCATGAAACGCATGGGCTTCTTGTTGTGGGCTTTAATGACCAGGATATGGCGATAGCTGCCAATAAGGTGCTTGATATGGGTGGTGGAATAGTGCTGGTGAATGATGGTGAAGTAATTGATTTGCTTTCATTGCCTCATGGTGCTATTATGTCTAACTTAGCCATAGATGAGTTGGCATCCAGTCTTTTGGCTATAAATGACACCATAAAAGAAAGAGGTAGTATGTTGGATGACCCCATATGGACGCTTGGATTTCTTACATTTACTTCAATTGTTGAACTAAGGATAACTGTTTCCGGTGTATACGATGTCAGAAAAGGAGAGGTTGTTTATTGA